From Spartinivicinus ruber, the proteins below share one genomic window:
- a CDS encoding HprK-related kinase A — MKIADLTVMELQERLRTGLMYQIGPFKFQLTVKNCKTLVSQLHWLFAHYPTFSQPQLIDFSIQVKRPQLWRRWWRPQVEFRTDGEPGMAPFPLDHALPMLEWGSNWCIATHAHRYLMLHAAVVERNGQAILFPAWPGSGKSTLCAALSLSGWRMLSDEFGLLEPETGLLQPLPKLIPLKNTSIEVMKRFSPEAVIGPLFEKTRKGMVAHFRPPAASIERAEEKAHPRWVIFPRYKPGANNELILVEKSQALLRLANNAFNYKLLGVSGFQAARQLVDQCSCYELNFDNLRAVIPLLLSLYEQQPASQSAKSISRVVNETAG; from the coding sequence ATGAAGATTGCGGACTTAACAGTAATGGAGCTACAGGAGCGGCTTCGCACTGGCTTGATGTATCAAATAGGTCCATTTAAATTTCAATTAACTGTAAAAAACTGTAAAACACTTGTATCCCAACTGCATTGGTTATTTGCACATTATCCCACCTTTAGTCAGCCACAACTCATAGATTTTTCAATTCAGGTTAAACGACCTCAGTTGTGGCGTCGTTGGTGGCGACCTCAAGTGGAATTTAGAACCGATGGTGAGCCTGGTATGGCACCGTTTCCACTGGATCATGCGCTACCTATGCTAGAGTGGGGGAGTAACTGGTGTATTGCTACCCATGCCCATCGGTATTTAATGCTGCATGCTGCAGTGGTGGAGCGTAATGGCCAGGCTATTTTATTTCCTGCCTGGCCTGGCTCAGGAAAAAGTACTTTATGTGCAGCATTGTCGTTGAGTGGCTGGCGAATGCTATCAGATGAGTTTGGGCTATTAGAGCCTGAGACAGGTTTATTGCAACCGCTCCCTAAGCTAATTCCACTAAAAAATACTTCAATTGAAGTAATGAAGCGGTTTAGTCCTGAAGCGGTCATTGGGCCTTTATTTGAAAAAACCCGCAAAGGCATGGTTGCTCACTTTCGGCCTCCTGCTGCCAGTATTGAACGAGCAGAGGAAAAAGCTCATCCTCGTTGGGTCATTTTCCCCCGTTATAAGCCAGGCGCGAACAATGAATTGATCCTAGTAGAAAAGTCTCAAGCATTATTGAGACTGGCAAATAATGCATTCAATTACAAATTATTGGGTGTCTCAGGGTTTCAGGCTGCACGCCAATTAGTTGATCAATGCAGCTGCTATGAATTGAACTTTGATAATTTACGGGCGGTTATTCCATTATTGCTTAGCCTGTATGAACAGCAGCCTGCTTCCCAATCAGCCAAGAGTATTAGTAGAGTGGTTAATGAAACAGCGGGCTGA
- a CDS encoding tRNA/rRNA methyltransferase, translating into MSIYFILVEPKLPANVGAAARALQTMGFANLRIVNSQAHLAPEAQWVAHGAREVLTAAKHYNHLAEATVDLDFTVATTVKKRSTKRYYYSPEQVKQLLETKGATISKVGIVFGREESGLTSEEVHHCDIASSIPLANPQPSLNLGQSIMLYAYVLSSIDIEQEQEILAPEGQMKALKAKLALLFESLAISPTAVEYRWAMERLGVLTEKDIHFLHTFASDLLKLAPNGDNINPNSTGN; encoded by the coding sequence ATGTCAATTTATTTTATTCTGGTCGAACCTAAGCTTCCGGCTAATGTAGGTGCAGCTGCAAGAGCCTTACAGACCATGGGCTTTGCTAATTTAAGGATTGTAAATAGCCAGGCGCATCTAGCACCAGAAGCTCAGTGGGTTGCCCATGGGGCAAGAGAAGTGCTGACAGCGGCAAAACATTATAACCACTTGGCAGAGGCAACTGTTGATCTCGATTTTACTGTAGCGACAACGGTTAAAAAGCGTAGTACCAAGCGTTATTACTATAGTCCTGAGCAGGTCAAGCAGTTGCTTGAAACAAAGGGCGCAACAATTAGTAAAGTGGGTATTGTGTTTGGTCGTGAAGAAAGTGGTTTAACTTCAGAAGAAGTACATCATTGTGACATTGCTAGTAGCATACCTCTTGCGAACCCTCAGCCATCACTTAATCTAGGGCAAAGTATAATGCTGTATGCCTACGTTTTATCAAGTATTGATATTGAACAAGAACAAGAGATACTTGCACCTGAAGGTCAAATGAAAGCGCTAAAAGCCAAATTAGCGTTACTGTTTGAGAGCTTGGCGATTTCCCCTACAGCAGTAGAATATCGCTGGGCGATGGAGAGATTAGGTGTGTTGACAGAAAAAGATATCCATTTTTTGCATACTTTTGCCAGTGATTTGTTAAAGTTGGCTCCTAACGGGGATAATATAAATCCCAATTCAACGGGTAATTAA
- a CDS encoding cereblon family protein, whose translation MFNNYLFISPKVPVIGSLPVIAEPEVKSQVDELVELLEQPASALLCKHCLNTITYEHERIEISGQHIHLKMNPAGFAFEFGCFCAAPGCNQYGQYHSEATWFTGCSWAISLCTCCQQHLGWHFQQNDESGSFYGIILDKLVTSNSPRISS comes from the coding sequence ATGTTTAATAACTACTTATTTATCAGCCCAAAGGTTCCAGTTATTGGCTCTTTGCCCGTTATTGCCGAACCAGAAGTTAAGTCCCAGGTTGACGAGTTAGTTGAGCTACTCGAACAGCCCGCTTCCGCCCTGTTGTGTAAACATTGCCTTAATACTATCACCTACGAACATGAACGCATCGAAATCAGCGGCCAACACATTCATCTCAAAATGAACCCTGCAGGCTTTGCGTTTGAGTTTGGTTGCTTTTGTGCTGCACCAGGTTGTAATCAGTATGGTCAGTATCATTCAGAGGCAACTTGGTTTACCGGATGTAGTTGGGCAATTAGTTTGTGTACTTGCTGTCAACAACATCTAGGTTGGCATTTTCAGCAAAATGATGAAAGTGGCAGTTTTTACGGGATTATCTTGGATAAACTTGTTACGTCAAATTCGCCACGGATTTCCAGTTAA
- a CDS encoding sulfurtransferase, whose protein sequence is MEMLVTPIWLSEQLSLNNNICVIDCRFSLADPTAGQQAYKQQHIPTAVYADLEKDLSGPIIPGATGRHPLPDANRLSQQLRDWGVNQDTKVVVYDQQDSSMASRLWWLLTWLGKEQVAILDGGIQAWQSLELAVTAEIPNKAEGNFLGVPDSTMWVSAEEILQQLAMPKWCLIDARATARYAGEQEPIDPVAGHIPSALNLPFQGNLAESGCFLPKHELIERFKNLSVKEVTDLVCYCGSGVTACHNIFAMDLAGLGRPRLYPGSWSEWVTNPNRPVATSAS, encoded by the coding sequence ATGGAAATGCTGGTAACACCTATTTGGTTATCAGAACAACTCTCTCTTAACAATAATATTTGTGTTATCGACTGCCGCTTTTCTTTGGCTGATCCTACAGCTGGTCAGCAAGCGTATAAGCAGCAGCATATTCCTACAGCAGTGTATGCTGACTTAGAAAAAGACTTATCTGGTCCGATTATACCAGGAGCAACTGGGCGCCACCCTTTGCCTGATGCCAATCGCCTTAGCCAACAACTAAGAGATTGGGGGGTTAATCAAGACACAAAAGTGGTCGTATATGATCAGCAGGATAGTAGTATGGCTTCTCGGCTCTGGTGGTTACTGACTTGGCTTGGCAAGGAGCAAGTGGCGATTTTAGATGGTGGCATACAAGCCTGGCAGAGTTTAGAGCTAGCGGTTACAGCAGAAATACCCAATAAAGCTGAAGGAAACTTTTTGGGTGTGCCCGACTCCACCATGTGGGTGTCTGCAGAAGAAATACTGCAGCAGCTGGCTATGCCAAAATGGTGCTTGATTGATGCTCGAGCTACTGCTCGTTATGCTGGAGAGCAAGAGCCAATTGATCCTGTCGCAGGACATATTCCCAGCGCGCTTAACTTGCCTTTCCAGGGCAATTTAGCTGAGTCTGGTTGTTTCTTGCCTAAACATGAATTAATTGAGCGTTTTAAAAACTTGTCAGTTAAAGAAGTCACAGATTTGGTGTGTTATTGTGGTTCTGGAGTAACAGCTTGCCATAATATCTTTGCCATGGACCTAGCAGGATTAGGGCGCCCTAGGTTGTATCCTGGTTCTTGGAGCGAATGGGTAACCAATCCGAACCGGCCGGTAGCGACATCAGCTTCATAG
- a CDS encoding substrate-binding periplasmic protein, whose protein sequence is MCKFRLACFLLLATFFCSYSAARDKIVLSTLNWEPYIGQELENKGYVNEIVKAAFSEASYELEVLFFPWARALHVATLGHVDGLFPEYYDENRLTDFVFSDPFPGGPVGFYKRKDQSIKFSVDPRKDLAAALKDLRNYRFGVVRGYINTKEFDEADYLVKEEVINDDTNIKRLYKNRVQLIFIDKYVAQYIIAKRYPWYALELEFLDPPLEIKPLYIAFSKKAPEYKKKLESFNRGLKTIRENKLMEEIMMKHGF, encoded by the coding sequence ATGTGTAAGTTTAGGTTGGCATGCTTTTTATTGTTAGCTACTTTTTTTTGTAGTTACTCCGCTGCTCGCGACAAAATCGTTTTATCTACCCTGAATTGGGAACCTTATATTGGCCAGGAGTTGGAAAATAAAGGCTATGTCAACGAAATTGTTAAAGCTGCATTTTCTGAAGCAAGCTATGAACTGGAGGTGTTGTTTTTCCCTTGGGCTCGAGCACTCCACGTTGCAACCCTTGGTCATGTAGATGGTTTATTCCCAGAATATTATGATGAAAACCGGCTCACCGATTTTGTTTTTTCCGACCCCTTTCCAGGTGGACCAGTCGGATTTTATAAACGAAAGGATCAAAGTATAAAGTTCAGTGTAGATCCACGCAAAGATCTTGCTGCAGCCTTAAAGGACCTACGTAACTATCGTTTTGGCGTAGTGAGAGGTTATATCAATACCAAAGAGTTTGATGAAGCAGACTATTTAGTAAAAGAAGAAGTAATCAACGACGATACCAATATCAAGCGTTTATATAAAAATCGTGTCCAACTTATTTTTATCGATAAATATGTTGCCCAATATATTATTGCCAAACGCTATCCTTGGTATGCATTAGAATTGGAGTTTCTAGATCCTCCTTTAGAAATTAAGCCCCTTTATATTGCTTTTTCCAAAAAAGCCCCTGAATACAAAAAAAAACTGGAATCGTTTAATCGTGGTCTAAAAACAATAAGGGAAAACAAACTAATGGAAGAGATAATGATGAAACATGGGTTTTAG
- a CDS encoding HPr-rel-A system PqqD family peptide chaperone, whose amino-acid sequence MTIYCQKKNKPANWRLADLDQLLWADWGEDTIVFNGLSADTHLLNAMSLDVLLLLAKQPLSLDQLITSLANQWQQTSEQLAKPVSNLIHNLDCLGLIEPDFT is encoded by the coding sequence ATGACAATCTATTGCCAGAAAAAAAATAAACCTGCAAATTGGCGTCTGGCTGATCTTGATCAGTTACTATGGGCTGATTGGGGGGAAGATACTATTGTGTTTAATGGCTTATCTGCGGATACTCATTTGTTAAATGCTATGTCATTAGATGTTTTATTGTTATTGGCCAAACAACCACTATCGCTTGATCAGTTAATAACAAGCCTTGCCAATCAATGGCAACAGACCTCGGAACAGCTTGCAAAACCAGTTAGTAATTTGATCCACAACCTGGATTGTTTAGGGTTGATTGAGCCGGACTTTACATGA